Within Candidatus Krumholzibacteriia bacterium, the genomic segment CAGGCCAGTCGAAAACGCCATCTCATCGATATGTCCCACGGGTTCCTTGCCCACCGCGGGAGGTCCGGTCGGAAACTCAACGAGATAATCTGTTTCCGCGTGTTGGTAATATCGGTTCTCCGGAACGAACCCGATTTCGCGCATCGCTGCACGAATCTCGCTGATGGTGGCGAAACGGGTGTCGATGAAGTCGAGATCCTGCGAGACGTACTTGCCCTCGCTGTAAATGGTCACACACGATCCGCCCGATAGCACCACGTCGATGCCGCGGGCACGCAGGTGGCTGGCAATGTACGCGGCCAGCTCACCGACGGACATTCTCGCAATCGACTTCAAAGGGGCTTCCCACGCCGCCTCGGTCTACGGCGGACCATCGTGAGCTTCTCTCGTACGTCGTCCGGATAGAACTGCAGCGTTTTCTCCAGCAGGGAGCGAAGTTCGTCGATCATCGGGTAGCGAGGATTGAATGAAAACAGGCGAGTTCGTCCTGCGAGCCGGCTCACCAAGACGCCGCCGCGCTCCAGCTTCTCGAGCTGCCTTTGTATCGGGGCGACGTCGGTGTCAAAGAACCGCGCGATTTCCCGCGCGTATCCCTGATCGCGTGAGATCAGAAACATCAGGACCTTTTCGCTGCTGGCGGAACCCAGGATCGCTTCGAGCATTGTGACCTCAATTGTGGGCTATATGACCTACTATAAAGGTCATTATAGGTCGAGTTCGGCATTCGTGCAAGGCCAGGATTCTCCGTTCTCCCGGGCCGACCGTTCGGGCTTCCCGATGCACGCGGAAAGCACTATCCTGTAGACCCCGGAACGTCGGAGCAACAGGGCCGCGGCAGCACCAAGGGAGCACTCATGGACTTCATGTTTCCGAGAGCCAGGATTCCGTATGGCACGTGGGGGAGCAGCTACTTTCCCGCCTGGCAGACCTCGCCCCTGGCCGAGGTCAACATCGGCCAGTTCGCCGGCGAAGCGGCCAACCGCATCCTCGGCAAGCGCAAGGTGGCCACGGACCAGCTGGACTTTCTCGTCATCGGCTCGACCATCCCCTGGCACTGGAAATTCTGGACCGCACCGCTCGTGTCCAGTTGCATGGGCCGGCGCCTGCCCGGCTATCACGTCGAGCAGGCCTGCGCGACCGGTTTGCAGGCCACGCTCCTCGGC encodes:
- a CDS encoding winged helix-turn-helix domain-containing protein, which encodes MLEAILGSASSEKVLMFLISRDQGYAREIARFFDTDVAPIQRQLEKLERGGVLVSRLAGRTRLFSFNPRYPMIDELRSLLEKTLQFYPDDVREKLTMVRRRPRRRGKPL